CGCAAACTGCTCTTACTAAGGTAGAGGAGGCTCTTAAATAATGGATGCACGCGATATCATTAAGCGCCCAGTTATCACTGAAGCAACAATGTTGATTACAGATGATAAAAAGTACACTTTTGAAGTGGACGTACGCGCAAACAAAACACAAGTAAAACAAGCCGTTCAAGAAATTTTCGGCGTTAAAGTAAAAAACGTAAATATCATGAACGTACGTGGTAAATTAAAACGTATGGGTAAATACGCTGGATACACTAAAAAACGTCGTAAAGCAATTGTAACGTTAACAGCAGAATCTAAAGAAATCCAACTATTTGAAGCTTAATTAAAAGCTTAGAAATAAGTATCGGGAGGGAATAAACTTGGGAATTAGAAAGTATAAACCTACCACAAACGGACGTCGTAATATGACTGGTTCAGATTTCGCAGAAATCACTTCAACAACGCCTGAAAAGACTTTGTTAGAACCAACTAAAAAAACTGCGGGCCGTAACAATAATGGTAGAATTACTGTTCGTCACCACGGTGGTGGCCACAAGCGTCAATATCGTGTGATTGACTTTAAACGTAATAAAGACGATATCGCAGGTATCGTAAAAACAGTTGAATACGATCCAAATCGTTCAGCTAATATCGCTTTAATTCACTACACTGATGGAATTAAAACTTACATCATTGCACCAAAAGGAATTGAAGTAGGCCAACGTATTTTCTCTGGTAAAGAAGCAGATATCAAAGTCGGTAATGCTTTACCATTAGAAAATATTCCAGTTGGTACTGTTATTCACAATATTGAAATGAAACCTGGTAAAGGTGGACAATTAGTTCGTTCAGCTGGAACAAGTGCTCAAGTACTTGGTAAAGAAGGCAAATACGTATTAGTTCGCTTAAACTCTGGTGAAGTTCGTATGATCTTAGCTACTTGCCGTGCTACAATCGGTTCTGTAGGTAACGAACAACACGAATTAATCAATATTGGTAAAGCAGGTCGTTCACGTTGGATGGGTAAACGCCCAACAGTTCGCGGATCTGTAATGAACCCGAACGATCACCCACACGGTGGTGGTGAAGGTAAAGCTCCAATCGGACGTAAAGCACCAGTTAGTCCATGGGGTCAACCAGCTCTTGGTTACAAAACTCGTAACAAAAAAGCTAAATCTGATAAATTTATCGTACGTCGTCGTAAGACTAAATAAAAATCAAGTTAGCTGGCTGAAAGCCGGCTAACCCAAAAGGATAGAAGGAGGTTCAACCATGGGACGTAGTTTGAAAAAAGGACCTTTCGTCGATGAGCATTTAATGAAAAAAATGAATGCTTTAGCTGAAAGTGATAAAAAACACGTTGTTAAAACTTGGTCACGCCGTTCAACAATTTTTCCAAGCTTTGTTGGATACACTATTGCAGTATATGATGGACGTAAACACGTACCAGTATATGTGCAAGAAGATATGGTCGGACACAAATTAGGTGAATTTGCACCAACAAGAACTTACCGCGGTCATGCTGCGGATGATAAGAAAACTAAACGTTAAAATTTCGAGAGGAGGATTTACTCATGTCAGAACAAATTACAGCAGCTAAAGCAACTGCAAATACTGTTCGCATTTCAGCTCGGAAAGTTCGTTTAGTAATCGATCTTATCAGAGGAAAAAGCATCGGAGAAGCAATCTCAATTTTGAAATTCACTCCAAATGGTGCTTCTGTTCCTGTTGAGAAAGTACTAATGTCAGCAGTAGCGAATGCAGAACACAACTACGATTTAGACGTAGAAAACTTGGTAATAAGCGAAGCTTATGCTAATGAAGGACCAACTATGAAACGCTTCCGTCCTCGTGCAAAAGGTTCAGCTTCACCAATTATGAAACGCACAAGCCACATTACAGTCGTGGTATCAGAGAAAAAGGAGGGATAATCTGTGGGTCAAAAAATTAATCCAATAGGTTTGCGTGTAGGCATAATCCGTGATTGGGATGCTAAATGGTATGCTGAGAAAGAATATGCAAACTATCTACATGAAGATCTACGTATCCGTAGCTATATAGCTAAAAACCTTAGTGACGCTGCAGTTTCTACCGTTGAAATTGAACGTGCCGCTAACCGCGTAAATGTATCAGTTCATACTGCTAAACCAGGAATGGTTATCGGTAAAGGTGGATCTGAAGTTGAATCATTACGTAAAAACTTAAACGAATTAACAGGTAAACGAGTTCACATCAACATCGTTGAAATCAAAAAACCTGATTTAGATGCAAAATTAGTTGGCGAAGGAATCGCTCGTCAATTAGAAAATCGTGTGGCTTTCCGTCGCGCACAAAAACAAGCAATTCAACGTACGATGCGTTCTGGCGCTAAAGGGATCAAAACTCAAGTTTCTGGTCGCTTAAATGGTGCAGATATCGCTCGTAGCGAAGGCTATTCTGAAGGAACTGTTCCTCTTCACACATTGCGTGCCGATATCGACTACGCATGGGAAGAAGCAGACACTACTTACGGTAAACTAGGCGTTAAAGTTTGGATCTACCGTGGAGAAGTACTTCCTACAAAAAAGAACGCTGAGAAAGGAGGGAAATAATCATGTTAGTACCTAAACGTGTGAAATACCGTCGCGAATTTAGAGGTAAAATGCGTGGTGAAGCAAAAGGTGGGAAAGAAGTAACCTTTGGTGAGTGGGGCTTACAAGCTGTTGACTCGCACTGGATTACTAACCGTCAGATCGAAGCTGCCCGTATTGCAATGACACGTTATATGAAACGTGGTGGGAAAGTATGGATTAAAATCTTCCCTCATAAATCATATACCGCAAAAGCAATCGGAGTCCGTATGGGTTCAGGTAAAGGAGCTCCAGAAGGATGGGTAGCACCAGTAAAACGTGGTAAAATCATGTTTGAAATTGCTGGCGTATCTGAAGAAGTGGCACGCGAAGCATTACGCTTGGCATCTCACAAATTACCAGTTAAAACTAAGATTGTAAAACGTACAGAAAATGGTGGTGAATCGAATGAAAGCTAATGAACTTAACGCGTTATCCACTGCTGAAATGGTTGAAAAAGAAAAAGAATACAAAGAAGAGTTATTCAATCTACGATTCCAATTGGCAACTGGTCAATTAGAAAATACTTCTCGCTTGAGTGAAGTTCGCAAATCGATTGCACGTATTAAAACTGCGTTACGTCAAAGTGAATTACAAAAATAGTTGACTAGTAAGTAAAGGAGGCCAATAAAGCATGAGTGAAGAACGTAATCAACGTAAAGTCTATCAAGGTCGCGTTGTTTCTGACAAAATGGATAAAACCATTGTAGTTGAAATTGCAACTTACAAGAAACACGGCATTTATGGCAAACGTGTAAAATACTCTAAAAAGTTTAAAGCACATGATGAAAACAATGTTGCAAAAACTGGAGATGTTGTAAAAATTATGGAAACTCGTCCATTATCAGCTACAAAACGTTTCCGTTTAGTAGAAGTTGTTGAAGAAGCAGTAATTGTTTAATCAAACAATTTTAATGATAAATGTGAGTTCTAATTCCGAAAGGAGGATACTGAAGTGATCCAACAAGAGAGTCGTTTAAAAGTTGCTGATAATTCAGGAGCTCGTGAAGTACTAACTATTAAAGTGTTAGGCGGATCAGGCCGTAAAACTGCTAATATTGGTGACGTTATCGTGTGTACTGTTAAACATGCAACACCAGGTGGCGTTGTCAAAAAAGGTGAAGTAGTGAAAGCTGTAATCGTTCGTACTAAAACCGGAGCTCGTCGTACAGACGGTTCATATATTAAATTTGATGAAAATGCTTGTGTTATCATCCGTGATGACAAGAGCCCACGTGGAACACGTATCTTTGGACCTGTTGCTCGCGAATTACGTGACAGCAATTTCATGAAAATCGTTTCCCTAGCTCCAGAAGTTCTTTAATATAACCATCCATGAAGGAGGTGCAAGAAAAACATGATCGTAAAAACTGGTGACAAAGTTAAAGTTATTACTGGTAAAGACAAAGGTAAAGAAGGCGTAATTTTAAAAGCTTTCCCTAAAAAAGATCGCGTGATCGTTGAAGGAATGAACATGATGAAAAAACATCAAAAACCTAGTTCAATGAATCCACAAGGTGGCATTCTTGAAACAGAGGCTCCTATTCACGTGTCAAACGTAATGCTAATTGACTCTAAGACTGGCGAACCAACTCGTGTTGGCTTTAAAGTTGAAGATGGCAAAAAAGTACGTGTTTCTAAAAAAACCGGTGAAGTTTTAGATAAATAATAATATAAGGAAGGAGGTACTAACTTCATGAACCGCCTTAAAGAAAAATATGTAAAAGAAATTACACCATCTATGATGGAAAAATTTAGCTATAAATCAATCATGCAAACTCCACAAGTTGACAAAATTGTCATCAATATGGGTGTTGGTGATGCTGTTTCAAATGCTAAAAACTTAGACAAAGCTGTTGACGAATTAACTGTAATCTCTGGTCAAAAACCAATGATTACTAAAGCTAAAAACTCAATCGCTGGTTTCCGTCTACGTGAAGGTATGCCAATCGGTACTAAAGTTACCCTACGTGGCGAAAGAATGTATGAATTCTTAGATAAATTGGTTTCAGTTTCATTACCTCGTGTACGTGACTTCCACGGAGTTTCTAAAAAAGCTTTCGATGGACGTGGTAACTACACGCTAGGTATTAAAGAACAATTAATCTTCCCTGAAGTTGACTACGATACAGTAGACAAAGTACGCGGAATGGACATTGTTATTGTAACAACTGCGAAAACCGATGAAGAATCACGCGAACTCTTAACACAACTT
This Carnobacterium maltaromaticum DSM 20342 DNA region includes the following protein-coding sequences:
- the rplW gene encoding 50S ribosomal protein L23; translated protein: MDARDIIKRPVITEATMLITDDKKYTFEVDVRANKTQVKQAVQEIFGVKVKNVNIMNVRGKLKRMGKYAGYTKKRRKAIVTLTAESKEIQLFEA
- the rplB gene encoding 50S ribosomal protein L2, whose protein sequence is MGIRKYKPTTNGRRNMTGSDFAEITSTTPEKTLLEPTKKTAGRNNNGRITVRHHGGGHKRQYRVIDFKRNKDDIAGIVKTVEYDPNRSANIALIHYTDGIKTYIIAPKGIEVGQRIFSGKEADIKVGNALPLENIPVGTVIHNIEMKPGKGGQLVRSAGTSAQVLGKEGKYVLVRLNSGEVRMILATCRATIGSVGNEQHELINIGKAGRSRWMGKRPTVRGSVMNPNDHPHGGGEGKAPIGRKAPVSPWGQPALGYKTRNKKAKSDKFIVRRRKTK
- the rpsS gene encoding 30S ribosomal protein S19, with product MGRSLKKGPFVDEHLMKKMNALAESDKKHVVKTWSRRSTIFPSFVGYTIAVYDGRKHVPVYVQEDMVGHKLGEFAPTRTYRGHAADDKKTKR
- the rplV gene encoding 50S ribosomal protein L22, yielding MSEQITAAKATANTVRISARKVRLVIDLIRGKSIGEAISILKFTPNGASVPVEKVLMSAVANAEHNYDLDVENLVISEAYANEGPTMKRFRPRAKGSASPIMKRTSHITVVVSEKKEG
- the rpsC gene encoding 30S ribosomal protein S3 — encoded protein: MGQKINPIGLRVGIIRDWDAKWYAEKEYANYLHEDLRIRSYIAKNLSDAAVSTVEIERAANRVNVSVHTAKPGMVIGKGGSEVESLRKNLNELTGKRVHINIVEIKKPDLDAKLVGEGIARQLENRVAFRRAQKQAIQRTMRSGAKGIKTQVSGRLNGADIARSEGYSEGTVPLHTLRADIDYAWEEADTTYGKLGVKVWIYRGEVLPTKKNAEKGGK
- the rplP gene encoding 50S ribosomal protein L16 translates to MLVPKRVKYRREFRGKMRGEAKGGKEVTFGEWGLQAVDSHWITNRQIEAARIAMTRYMKRGGKVWIKIFPHKSYTAKAIGVRMGSGKGAPEGWVAPVKRGKIMFEIAGVSEEVAREALRLASHKLPVKTKIVKRTENGGESNES
- the rpmC gene encoding 50S ribosomal protein L29 — translated: MKANELNALSTAEMVEKEKEYKEELFNLRFQLATGQLENTSRLSEVRKSIARIKTALRQSELQK
- the rpsQ gene encoding 30S ribosomal protein S17, with amino-acid sequence MSEERNQRKVYQGRVVSDKMDKTIVVEIATYKKHGIYGKRVKYSKKFKAHDENNVAKTGDVVKIMETRPLSATKRFRLVEVVEEAVIV
- the rplN gene encoding 50S ribosomal protein L14 → MIQQESRLKVADNSGAREVLTIKVLGGSGRKTANIGDVIVCTVKHATPGGVVKKGEVVKAVIVRTKTGARRTDGSYIKFDENACVIIRDDKSPRGTRIFGPVARELRDSNFMKIVSLAPEVL
- the rplX gene encoding 50S ribosomal protein L24, translated to MIVKTGDKVKVITGKDKGKEGVILKAFPKKDRVIVEGMNMMKKHQKPSSMNPQGGILETEAPIHVSNVMLIDSKTGEPTRVGFKVEDGKKVRVSKKTGEVLDK
- the rplE gene encoding 50S ribosomal protein L5 yields the protein MNRLKEKYVKEITPSMMEKFSYKSIMQTPQVDKIVINMGVGDAVSNAKNLDKAVDELTVISGQKPMITKAKNSIAGFRLREGMPIGTKVTLRGERMYEFLDKLVSVSLPRVRDFHGVSKKAFDGRGNYTLGIKEQLIFPEVDYDTVDKVRGMDIVIVTTAKTDEESRELLTQLGMPFQK